GCTCTTTTAGCTCTTCGTAATACATTGCTTTGTTTCTTCATTCCCCTAATTCCATTCTTTTCTATTTTATTCATGCAAGAGGTCTATTTAACGAAAAATGAATTAAGGCAAAAGTTTCAAACAGGCGATCGCCGACCTATTCTTCCGCGACTTGTTCTTCTTCTTGATCTTTTGGCAGGACGAGCAAAATACAAAAAATGCTGAGAATGATTAGCTCTGTGCCAATAAGTTGGTTTAAAACGGCACCGTCTTCGGGTTTCGAAATGAACTGCGATCGCCAAACGGTATAGGGCAAAATCTGTAAACAAAAAATACCGCCGAATAAAAGCCACACAGACCAAGCAACGCCGAACCACAGGGCGATCGCCGTACCGACATCAAAGATTAATAAAACAACATCCATAAATTGCCAAAGCAGTGGTGTTTCGAGCCATGGCGTACCTGTCCATCCGGCAATATTGCCGACATGGGCAAACCCACCATAGAGCAACACAAAGGCCACAATTCTGGCATAAGCCTTCGTCCATGATTGTTGGAGAGCGATTTTAAAAGCTTGATTGAAGTTGCTAAAAATGGTCATTCAGGTATAGAAAATTAGTTAAATCTATGGGTCAAAGTTTAGGCGATCGCCTGATGCATTAGACAACAAATTTTTTCCCTGTGAGTTTTTCCGATACTTGCCATAGTTTTGCGGCGACTTCTTGATCAAGGGCATGATCCGCTTTTTCAGCGCGACCGGGTTGGCCTGTCATTTCAGCAGTGCCTTGGGGGCCAAAATATTCACTCCCTTTTACATCAGGGGCGATCGCCGCCATCAGTGTCGGTAGAGCTGCTTGGTCTACTGGATGCGTAATAAATGGTGCAACGGTAATGCCCATAATCCAAACCAACCAGCCCGGCATATGGCGTGCTAATTCTGTTTGGGCAACACCGGGATGGGCTGCAACGGAAATCTTTTGTTTACCACTCGCCTCTAAACGTCGTTGCAATTCATCGGCAAACATCAAGCAGGCTAACTTGCTTTGACCGTAGGCTGCCGTAGCTGAATATTTTTGCTCGGATTGCAGATCGTCGAAATTAATTTTGCCAAATTTATGAGCGTTGCTGCTGAGGGAAACCACTCGCGATTCTGGCGTATCGGGCATCAGGTCAATGAGCAACTCCGTCAAGAGAAAATGCCCCAGATGATTCACGCCAATCTGACTTTCAAAGCCCTCTTCGGTTTTGGTGTAGGGCGGAAACATGATGCCTGCATTGTTAATCAGTAAATCCAAAGAATCATGGCGATCGCGGTATTCGCTGGCAAACTTTTTAACCGACTCTAGGCGACTCAAATCAAGATGCATCACTGTGACATCAGCATCTTTTACCTGCTCAAGAATTTTGGTTTTTGCCGCGTCTGCTTTTTCGAGATTACGGCAAGCTAAAATGACCGTCGCGCCAAGTTTTGCTAGGCCTAACGCTGTTTCAAAGCCTAATCCTGTATTCGCCCCGGTTACAATTGCTTTTTTTCCTGTTTGTTTGGGGGCATTTTCTAGACTGAAACTCATATACCGTGATCTCGCTGCGCTAAATATTACTTCATAAAATTGTGCCGCAAGATAAAAGATTGTGCCGAAGAAAAAGGCGATCGCCACCGGTTTTGATGTTTAGGAAAGATTTTCGCAGAGGGAACGGAAATGTTCGCCGCGCTCTTCAAAGCTACTGTATTGGTCAAAACTGGCACAGGCAGGAGACAATAAAACAACTTTAGGCTTGAGTTCGGGGATCAGCTCCACACTGCGGGCGATCGCCTGATCCATCGTTTCCAAAATTTCATACTGTTCAAAACCCTGTTCGGAGAACATTGCCCCAAACTTTTCGGCGGCATCCCCGATTAATAAAGCTTTGATGGCCTTTGCCTTAATTTGTTTAATCCATTGGGTCCCATCCCCTTCCTTGGGATCGCCTCCTGCAATGAGAATCGCTGGTGCGTTCACCGCTGTTAAACCCACCTCTGCCGCATCATAGTTTGTCGCTTTACTGTCATTAATGAATTGCACACCCTGATAATTACGGATGAGTTCGAGACGGTGGGGCACACCGGGAAATGTGGCAATGGCTTCGGTAATTGCACTTTTTTCAATGCCTGCTAACCTTGCGGCGGCGATCGCCAACAGTAGGTTTTGGAGATTATGGTCGCCCACCATTTTCAGTAACGACACAGGCATAATTAGTTCACCAAAAGCCTTCACCCAAGCGTCTTCAATCACGACCCCTTTGGATTTATCGCAGGGTAAATCCGCCTCACCCTTAACAGAAGTCCAATAGGCATCCGGCCACTGATCAACTTGGGAACGCAAAAAAGGATCATTGCCATTTAAAACTTGACGGCGGCTACGCTTAAGTAAAGAAGCCTTGATGTTGTAATAATTTTCGAGGGTTTTGTGGCGTGCTAAATGGTCTGGCGTAAAGGTCGTCCAGATGCCAATGCGAGGCTGCAAAGTTTGGGACGACTCGATTTGATAACTGCTCACTTCGGCGATCGCCCATTCCGGTGGTTGTTCGCGTAACGCCAATTCACAAGCAGCATTGCCAATATTGCCGCAGGCTGGTGCGTCTAATCCTGCTGTTTTAAAAATTGCCGCCACGAGAGCCGTAGTTGTCGTTTTCCCATTTGTACCCGTAATGCCCACCCAAGGAATATCTTTCAGCGATCGCCATGCCAGCTCCATCTCGCCGATCGTATCGACCTGATGCTGCCGAGCCATTTGCAAAAATGGGATATCCCAAGGCACACCGGGACTCGCTACAACTAGATCCGGCTGATCAACGGCTAAATCTGGATTGTGACCAAGTTTAACTGTGATGCCGAGGGGAGCTAATGCGTCGCGCACCTGTTCAAGGGCAGGTTTATTTTGGCGATCGCCGAGCACCACATCCCAACC
This window of the [Limnothrix rosea] IAM M-220 genome carries:
- a CDS encoding oxidoreductase: MSFSLENAPKQTGKKAIVTGANTGLGFETALGLAKLGATVILACRNLEKADAAKTKILEQVKDADVTVMHLDLSRLESVKKFASEYRDRHDSLDLLINNAGIMFPPYTKTEEGFESQIGVNHLGHFLLTELLIDLMPDTPESRVVSLSSNAHKFGKINFDDLQSEQKYSATAAYGQSKLACLMFADELQRRLEASGKQKISVAAHPGVAQTELARHMPGWLVWIMGITVAPFITHPVDQAALPTLMAAIAPDVKGSEYFGPQGTAEMTGQPGRAEKADHALDQEVAAKLWQVSEKLTGKKFVV
- the murD gene encoding UDP-N-acetylmuramoyl-L-alanine--D-glutamate ligase; this encodes MGQALVIGVGRSGIAAAKLLKHQGWDVVLGDRQNKPALEQVRDALAPLGITVKLGHNPDLAVDQPDLVVASPGVPWDIPFLQMARQHQVDTIGEMELAWRSLKDIPWVGITGTNGKTTTTALVAAIFKTAGLDAPACGNIGNAACELALREQPPEWAIAEVSSYQIESSQTLQPRIGIWTTFTPDHLARHKTLENYYNIKASLLKRSRRQVLNGNDPFLRSQVDQWPDAYWTSVKGEADLPCDKSKGVVIEDAWVKAFGELIMPVSLLKMVGDHNLQNLLLAIAAARLAGIEKSAITEAIATFPGVPHRLELIRNYQGVQFINDSKATNYDAAEVGLTAVNAPAILIAGGDPKEGDGTQWIKQIKAKAIKALLIGDAAEKFGAMFSEQGFEQYEILETMDQAIARSVELIPELKPKVVLLSPACASFDQYSSFEERGEHFRSLCENLS